Proteins encoded in a region of the Haloglomus salinum genome:
- a CDS encoding M48 family metallopeptidase produces MRRSSTSFDPGAGLRLLMAVVGVVVLVLYAAAAFVVYRGLLYLWARRPDPVTTVAVVLGLALAFGYASYRGGLVSLRRELEPTEIPRPRAPELYDRVGAMAEEMGIAPPTLAVGQLGTPNALALGGPRDGLLVIDPSLFRLLDGPQLETILAHELAHLENRDGLVKTLGSSVVRTVTGLVTLALLPVIILTVGVARAVAYLRGDSPREITEAATAAHAYATAGAVVVLFVFTLALRAYSRRRELAADDRAVEVTGRPMALASALARIDRAARPPSGLLSDLVIHGDEEGTLTRLLATHPKMEERIERLVGRQEREATVSGEARARGGQGVRIDVK; encoded by the coding sequence ATGCGGCGCTCGTCGACCTCGTTCGACCCGGGGGCCGGCCTCCGGCTCCTGATGGCCGTCGTCGGCGTCGTCGTGCTGGTGCTGTACGCCGCCGCGGCGTTCGTCGTCTACCGGGGGCTGCTCTACCTCTGGGCGCGACGTCCGGACCCCGTGACGACGGTCGCGGTCGTGCTCGGCCTCGCACTCGCGTTCGGCTACGCCAGCTACCGGGGCGGCCTGGTGTCGCTCCGGCGTGAGCTCGAACCCACGGAGATTCCGCGGCCCCGTGCCCCGGAGCTCTACGACCGCGTCGGCGCGATGGCCGAGGAGATGGGTATCGCCCCACCCACGCTGGCCGTCGGGCAGCTGGGGACGCCGAACGCGCTGGCGCTCGGCGGACCCCGCGACGGCCTCCTCGTCATCGACCCGTCCCTGTTCCGGCTGCTCGATGGCCCCCAGCTGGAGACCATCCTCGCACACGAACTGGCACACCTCGAGAACCGGGACGGGCTGGTGAAGACGCTCGGAAGCAGCGTCGTCCGTACCGTGACCGGGCTCGTGACGCTGGCGCTGCTCCCGGTCATCATCCTCACGGTCGGCGTCGCCCGCGCGGTCGCCTATCTCCGCGGTGACTCCCCCCGCGAGATCACCGAGGCCGCCACGGCGGCACACGCGTACGCGACCGCGGGTGCGGTCGTCGTCCTGTTCGTCTTCACGCTCGCGCTCCGGGCCTACTCCCGGCGGCGGGAGCTTGCGGCCGACGACCGTGCCGTCGAGGTGACCGGCCGGCCAATGGCGCTCGCCAGCGCGCTCGCCCGCATCGACCGCGCGGCGCGCCCGCCCAGCGGCCTTCTCTCGGACCTCGTAATCCACGGTGACGAGGAGGGGACGCTCACGCGCCTGCTGGCGACCCACCCGAAGATGGAGGAGCGCATCGAGCGACTCGTCGGCCGGCAGGAACGCGAGGCGACGGTCTCGGGTGAGGCCCGCGCTCGTGGAGGGCAGGGCGTCCGCATCGACGTGAAGTAA
- the folP gene encoding dihydropteroate synthase, translating to MDYHEAANFLFDLRRYSPRTGVASTERLLEHLGDPHEGLVPVQVAGSNGKGSTARMVECSLREAGLDVGLYTSPHLDDLRERILVNDRQVTKGAVCEFVDAAEDHIVERAGAGESPTFFEAVTAMALWAFDRADVDVAVLEVGIGGKHDATSVVDPVASAVTSVTLEHADVLGDTVPEIARDKAHVTPADRPLVTGATGEALAAVHEVADERGGVLTVGTEDAADAADDRDEAPDVTVDYHGREGIEGAATLAGPDWSLDARLALPGAHQARNAGVAAALVRQTLHALDDRATADPDTALRTGLRNAHWPGRFEVLSQDPLVVLDGAHNPGGCESVAETLAEFDAEFADCHLVVGAMADKDHAGMAAALPRGAVYTCRPDVSRAESSGALAAAFEAADGYDTVERTGNVPGALDAALDAADEDDAVLVTGSLYTVAEARTRWTRLHVPKRVDDLPTAEAALRDANVTDPGVWRMRGKTVHRTLQTRVQVRQAEYLKQEMLSLGGECATSGLSRQDQEPVDVVLSGTLAQFNSLLEKLDGQPYGLSQLGEQLRRRLGIRTDPDAAARERGYPWADGTAVMGILNATPDSFHDGGEYDAVEDAVARAEAMVEAGADIVDVGGESTRPGADPVPAEEERQRVVPVIERIADCDAMVSIDTRKAEVAEAALDAGADLLNDVSGLADPAMRLLAAERDVPVVVMHSVNAPVDPDAEVEYDDVVEDTLAGLVERVLLAEKAGLDRSQILVDPGLGFGKSRHENFELLGRIGEFRALGCPVLVGHSHKSMFGLLGADVDERLAPTVAATALAADRGADVVRVHDVAENVAAVRTVEAADQPDDI from the coding sequence ATGGACTACCACGAGGCGGCGAACTTCCTGTTCGACCTCCGCCGGTACTCGCCCCGGACCGGCGTGGCGTCCACGGAGCGCCTCCTCGAACACCTGGGCGACCCGCACGAGGGGCTCGTCCCCGTGCAGGTGGCCGGCTCGAACGGGAAGGGCTCGACCGCACGGATGGTCGAGTGCTCGCTCCGCGAGGCCGGCCTCGACGTGGGGCTGTACACCTCCCCGCACCTGGACGACCTCCGCGAGCGGATCCTCGTGAACGACCGCCAGGTCACGAAGGGTGCCGTCTGCGAGTTCGTCGACGCCGCCGAGGACCACATCGTCGAGCGAGCGGGCGCGGGCGAGTCACCGACGTTCTTCGAGGCGGTCACCGCGATGGCGCTGTGGGCGTTCGACCGCGCCGACGTCGACGTGGCCGTCCTCGAGGTGGGCATCGGAGGCAAGCACGACGCCACGAGCGTCGTCGACCCGGTGGCGAGCGCCGTGACGAGCGTCACGCTCGAACACGCCGACGTGCTGGGCGACACGGTGCCCGAGATCGCCCGGGACAAGGCCCACGTCACGCCGGCCGACCGACCGCTCGTCACGGGGGCGACGGGCGAGGCGCTCGCAGCCGTCCACGAGGTGGCCGACGAGCGCGGGGGCGTGCTGACGGTCGGAACGGAGGACGCCGCCGACGCCGCTGACGACCGCGACGAGGCGCCGGACGTGACCGTCGACTACCACGGGCGCGAGGGCATCGAGGGCGCCGCCACCCTGGCTGGCCCGGACTGGTCACTGGACGCGCGGCTCGCGCTCCCCGGCGCCCATCAGGCCCGGAACGCGGGCGTGGCCGCCGCGCTCGTCCGGCAGACCCTCCACGCGCTCGACGACCGGGCGACGGCCGACCCCGACACCGCGCTGCGGACGGGCCTTCGCAACGCCCACTGGCCCGGTCGATTCGAGGTGCTCTCGCAGGACCCGCTGGTCGTGCTCGACGGGGCCCACAACCCCGGCGGCTGCGAGTCGGTGGCCGAGACGCTCGCCGAGTTCGACGCCGAGTTCGCGGACTGCCACCTCGTCGTCGGCGCGATGGCCGACAAGGACCACGCCGGGATGGCCGCCGCGCTCCCGCGGGGCGCGGTGTACACCTGCCGCCCGGACGTGAGTCGTGCGGAGTCGTCCGGGGCGCTCGCGGCCGCCTTCGAGGCGGCCGACGGGTACGACACCGTCGAGCGGACGGGCAACGTCCCCGGCGCGCTCGACGCGGCGCTCGACGCTGCCGACGAGGACGACGCCGTCCTCGTCACGGGCTCGCTGTACACGGTCGCCGAGGCCCGGACGCGCTGGACGCGGCTCCACGTCCCCAAGCGGGTCGACGACCTCCCGACCGCCGAGGCGGCGCTCCGCGACGCCAACGTCACCGACCCGGGCGTCTGGCGGATGCGCGGGAAGACGGTCCACCGGACGCTGCAGACCCGCGTCCAGGTGCGACAGGCCGAGTACCTCAAGCAGGAGATGCTCTCGCTCGGCGGGGAGTGTGCCACGTCGGGACTCTCCCGACAGGACCAGGAGCCCGTCGATGTCGTCCTCTCGGGGACGCTCGCGCAGTTCAACTCGCTGCTGGAGAAACTCGACGGCCAGCCGTACGGCCTCTCGCAGCTCGGCGAACAGCTCCGGCGACGACTCGGCATCCGGACGGACCCCGATGCCGCCGCCCGCGAGCGGGGGTACCCGTGGGCCGACGGGACCGCCGTGATGGGCATCCTGAACGCCACGCCCGATTCGTTCCACGACGGCGGCGAGTACGACGCCGTCGAGGACGCCGTCGCCCGCGCGGAGGCGATGGTCGAGGCAGGCGCCGACATCGTCGACGTGGGCGGGGAGTCCACGCGGCCCGGTGCCGACCCCGTGCCAGCCGAGGAGGAGCGACAGCGCGTCGTGCCCGTCATCGAGCGCATCGCCGACTGCGACGCGATGGTGAGCATCGACACGCGGAAGGCCGAGGTGGCCGAGGCCGCGCTGGACGCGGGCGCGGACCTGCTGAACGACGTCTCCGGGCTGGCCGACCCCGCGATGCGCCTGCTCGCGGCCGAGCGCGACGTGCCCGTCGTGGTGATGCACTCCGTGAACGCGCCGGTCGACCCCGACGCCGAGGTCGAGTACGACGATGTGGTCGAGGACACGCTGGCGGGGCTGGTCGAGCGCGTCCTGCTCGCGGAGAAGGCCGGGCTCGACCGCTCGCAGATACTCGTCGACCCCGGCCTGGGCTTTGGCAAGTCGCGTCACGAGAACTTCGAACTCCTGGGCCGTATCGGCGAGTTCCGGGCGCTGGGCTGTCCCGTGCTGGTGGGCCACTCGCACAAGTCGATGTTCGGGCTGCTGGGTGCGGACGTGGACGAGCGGCTGGCACCCACGGTGGCGGCCACGGCACTCGCGGCCGACCGCGGCGCGGACGTGGTCCGGGTCCACGACGTGGCCGAGAACGTCGCAGCCGTCCGGACCGTCGAGGCCGCCGACCAGCCGGACGACATCTGA
- the thsB gene encoding thermosome subunit beta, with the protein MSQQRMQGQPMIILGEDSQRMKDKDAQSHNIEAARAVAESVRTTLGPKGMDKMLVSSMGDVTITNDGVTILQEMDIDNPTASMIVEVAETQEDEAGDGTTTAVATAGELLKNAEDLLEQDIHPSAIIRGFHLASEEARSLVDDIATEVEPDDIDLLKKLAETSMTGKGAEQNKDLLAQLIVDAVSAVSVETDDGGTVVDLEFVNIETQTGRSVGESELLNGAAIDKDPAHPDMPSEVADADVLLVNEPIEVEEPDGDAQVNLSSPDQLQDFLDQEEERLKEKVDQIADSGADVVFCQKGIDDLAQHYLAKEGILAARRVKKSDLKFLKEVTGANVVSDLDDFDAADLGHADVSRDDADDMFLVEGDEDAHGVTLIIRGSTDHVVDETERGIGDALDVVATTVADGRVLAGGGAAEVEVASRLRDFADSVEGREQMAVEAFADALELVPRVLAENAGLDSIDTLVDLRAAHADGDAHAGLNVFSGDVVDTYDAGVVEPAHAKEQALSSATEAATLVLKIDDIIAAGDLSTEGEEEEGGPGGGMGGMGGMGGMGGGMGGMM; encoded by the coding sequence ATGAGCCAACAGCGAATGCAGGGCCAGCCGATGATCATCCTGGGGGAGGACTCCCAGCGGATGAAGGACAAGGACGCCCAGAGCCACAACATCGAGGCGGCTCGCGCGGTCGCCGAATCCGTACGGACCACCCTCGGCCCGAAGGGGATGGACAAGATGCTCGTCTCCTCGATGGGTGACGTCACCATCACGAACGACGGCGTCACCATCCTGCAGGAGATGGACATCGACAACCCCACGGCATCGATGATCGTCGAGGTCGCGGAGACACAGGAGGACGAGGCCGGCGACGGCACCACGACCGCCGTCGCGACCGCGGGCGAACTCCTCAAGAACGCCGAGGACCTGCTCGAGCAGGACATCCACCCGTCGGCCATCATCCGTGGCTTCCACCTCGCCAGCGAGGAGGCCCGGAGTCTGGTCGACGACATCGCCACCGAGGTCGAGCCCGACGACATCGACCTCCTGAAGAAGCTCGCCGAGACGTCGATGACGGGCAAGGGTGCCGAACAGAACAAGGACCTGCTCGCCCAGCTCATCGTCGACGCCGTGAGCGCCGTCTCCGTCGAGACGGACGACGGCGGCACGGTCGTCGACCTCGAGTTCGTCAACATCGAGACCCAGACCGGCCGCTCGGTCGGCGAATCCGAACTCCTCAACGGCGCCGCCATCGACAAGGACCCGGCGCACCCGGACATGCCGAGCGAGGTCGCCGACGCCGACGTCCTCCTCGTCAACGAGCCCATCGAGGTCGAAGAGCCCGACGGTGACGCGCAGGTCAACCTCTCCAGCCCGGACCAGCTCCAGGACTTCCTCGACCAGGAGGAGGAGCGCCTCAAGGAGAAGGTCGACCAGATCGCCGACTCCGGCGCGGACGTCGTCTTCTGTCAGAAGGGTATCGACGACCTCGCCCAGCACTACCTCGCGAAGGAGGGCATCCTCGCGGCCCGCCGCGTGAAGAAGTCCGACCTGAAGTTCCTCAAGGAGGTCACGGGCGCCAACGTCGTCTCCGACCTCGACGACTTCGACGCCGCAGACCTCGGCCACGCCGATGTCTCCCGCGACGACGCCGACGACATGTTCCTCGTCGAGGGCGACGAGGACGCCCACGGCGTCACCCTCATCATCCGCGGCTCCACCGACCACGTCGTCGACGAGACCGAGCGTGGCATCGGTGACGCGCTCGACGTCGTCGCGACCACCGTCGCTGACGGCCGTGTCCTCGCCGGCGGCGGTGCCGCCGAGGTCGAGGTCGCCAGCCGCCTGCGCGACTTCGCCGACTCCGTCGAGGGCCGCGAGCAGATGGCCGTCGAAGCGTTCGCCGACGCGCTCGAGCTCGTCCCGCGCGTGCTCGCCGAGAACGCGGGGCTGGACTCCATCGACACGCTCGTCGACCTGCGTGCCGCGCACGCCGACGGCGACGCCCACGCCGGGCTCAACGTCTTCAGCGGTGACGTGGTCGACACCTACGACGCCGGCGTCGTCGAACCGGCCCACGCGAAGGAGCAGGCGCTCTCCAGCGCAACGGAGGCCGCCACGCTCGTCCTGAAAATCGACGATATCATCGCCGCCGGCGACCTCTCCACCGAGGGCGAGGAAGAGGAGGGCGGCCCCGGTGGCGGCATGGGCGGCATGGGCGGCATGGGCGGCATGGGTGGCGGCATGGGCGGCATGATGTAG
- a CDS encoding DUF7383 domain-containing protein — protein sequence MTRRANYALVNFMELLGEDADDLDTPWAEFVGDRTEAHAFEIPADDPTEGFVQLQAYDVSEFGHEIVVNGEPLSGFDIPPAPGWQCWMDSITGTDLVGGENTLRIRRDAATDDAFVIGTATVHWKEPVE from the coding sequence ATGACACGTCGGGCGAACTACGCGCTGGTGAACTTCATGGAGCTGCTCGGCGAGGACGCGGACGACCTCGATACGCCGTGGGCCGAGTTCGTCGGCGACCGGACCGAGGCACACGCGTTCGAGATCCCCGCGGACGACCCGACGGAGGGGTTCGTCCAGCTCCAGGCCTACGACGTGAGCGAGTTCGGCCACGAGATCGTCGTGAACGGCGAGCCGCTCTCCGGGTTCGATATCCCCCCGGCGCCGGGCTGGCAGTGCTGGATGGACTCCATCACCGGCACCGACCTCGTCGGCGGGGAGAACACGCTCCGGATCCGGCGCGACGCGGCCACCGACGACGCGTTCGTCATCGGGACCGCGACGGTCCACTGGAAAGAGCCGGTCGAGTAG
- a CDS encoding GTPBP1 family GTP-binding protein, whose protein sequence is MPADRALLDRAIEHGEEEGGSVEFKERLTRAVHLTDGRLESLAAQLRHRVLSGDGEATYVVGVTDDGGIAGISPDAFSESMDVLSLLAEEAGAHIDDVQTWGVGKDGVDPSASRGIVGVATIREGAVLDTDDEHIVVGTAGHVDHGKSTLVGSLVTGEPDDGEGGTRSFLDVQPHEMERGLSADLSYGVYGFDDEDGPVRMDNPHRKSDRAGVVEEADRLVSFVDTVGHEPWLRTTIRGLVGQKLDYGLLVVAADDGPTKTTREHLGILLATELPTIVAITKADMVSEERLAEVEREVERLLRGADRTPLSVARHGVEAAIEEISETVVPVVTTSAVTMEGMQVLDELFHRLPKTESGAAAEPFQMYIDRSYNVKGVGAVASGTIRSGTVSAGDELLLGPMQDGSFREVEVRSIEMHYHRVDEASAGRIVGIALKNVREADIERGMVLLPRSADPEPVREFEAEVMVLNHPTRIDEGYEPVVHLETVSEAAAIYPEGGQLLPGDTGRARLRFKFHPYLVEEGQRFVFREGQSKGVGTVTDIHPEE, encoded by the coding sequence GCGCAGTTGCGCCACCGCGTCCTCTCGGGCGACGGCGAGGCCACCTACGTCGTCGGCGTCACCGACGACGGCGGCATCGCGGGCATCAGCCCCGACGCCTTCTCCGAGTCGATGGACGTGCTGAGCCTGCTGGCCGAGGAAGCCGGCGCCCACATCGACGACGTGCAGACGTGGGGCGTCGGAAAAGATGGGGTCGATCCGTCGGCGAGTCGCGGCATCGTCGGCGTCGCCACCATCCGCGAGGGCGCCGTCCTCGATACGGATGACGAGCACATCGTCGTCGGGACGGCAGGCCACGTCGACCACGGGAAGTCGACACTGGTCGGTTCGCTCGTCACGGGCGAACCCGACGACGGCGAGGGGGGGACCCGGAGCTTCCTCGACGTCCAGCCCCACGAGATGGAGCGCGGGCTCTCGGCGGACCTCTCGTACGGCGTCTACGGTTTCGACGACGAGGACGGCCCCGTCCGAATGGACAACCCGCACCGCAAATCCGACCGCGCCGGCGTCGTCGAGGAGGCCGACCGGCTCGTCAGCTTCGTCGACACGGTGGGCCACGAACCCTGGCTCCGCACCACCATCCGCGGCCTGGTGGGGCAGAAACTCGACTACGGCCTGCTCGTCGTCGCGGCCGACGACGGCCCCACGAAGACGACCCGCGAGCACCTCGGCATCCTCCTCGCCACCGAGCTGCCGACCATCGTCGCCATCACGAAGGCCGACATGGTGAGTGAGGAGCGCCTCGCCGAGGTCGAGCGCGAGGTCGAGCGGCTCCTTCGTGGCGCCGACCGGACGCCCCTCTCGGTCGCCCGGCACGGCGTCGAGGCCGCCATCGAGGAGATCTCCGAGACGGTCGTCCCCGTCGTCACGACGAGCGCCGTGACGATGGAGGGGATGCAGGTGCTCGACGAGCTGTTCCACCGGCTCCCGAAGACCGAGAGCGGCGCCGCCGCCGAGCCGTTCCAGATGTACATCGACCGGAGCTACAACGTCAAGGGCGTCGGCGCGGTCGCGTCGGGCACCATCCGTTCGGGGACCGTCTCCGCGGGCGACGAGTTGCTGCTCGGCCCCATGCAGGACGGCTCCTTCCGTGAGGTGGAGGTCCGCTCCATCGAGATGCACTACCACCGCGTCGACGAGGCCAGCGCGGGCCGCATCGTCGGCATCGCGCTCAAGAACGTCCGCGAGGCGGATATCGAGCGTGGGATGGTGCTCCTGCCGCGCTCGGCCGACCCGGAACCGGTCCGCGAGTTCGAGGCCGAGGTCATGGTGCTCAACCATCCCACACGCATCGACGAGGGGTACGAACCCGTCGTCCATCTGGAGACAGTGAGCGAGGCCGCCGCCATCTACCCCGAGGGCGGCCAGTTGCTCCCCGGAGACACGGGCCGTGCGCGCCTCCGGTTCAAGTTCCACCCCTACCTCGTCGAGGAGGGCCAGCGCTTCGTCTTCCGCGAGGGACAGTCGAAGGGCGTCGGCACCGTCACCGACATCCACCCGGAAGAGTAG
- a CDS encoding Rid family detoxifying hydrolase: MPKDIVHTDEAPEAVGAYSQATTNGDLVFTAGQIPLTPGGELLDDAPVSEQTEQALDNLVAVLEEADAGVSDVLKTTVFLADIDDFEAMNETYATYFREEPPARSAVQAGALPKGVAVEIEAVAVVE; this comes from the coding sequence ATGCCGAAGGACATCGTCCACACCGACGAGGCGCCCGAGGCGGTTGGCGCGTACAGCCAGGCGACGACGAACGGCGACCTCGTGTTCACAGCCGGGCAGATTCCCCTCACGCCCGGTGGGGAGCTGCTCGACGACGCACCGGTCAGCGAGCAGACCGAGCAGGCACTGGACAACCTCGTCGCCGTGCTCGAGGAGGCCGACGCCGGCGTCTCGGACGTGTTGAAGACGACGGTCTTCCTCGCGGACATCGACGACTTCGAGGCGATGAACGAGACGTACGCCACCTACTTCCGCGAGGAGCCGCCGGCGCGGTCGGCCGTGCAGGCCGGCGCACTCCCGAAGGGTGTCGCCGTCGAGATCGAGGCCGTCGCGGTCGTCGAATGA